ATCGCCAGCCCGGACGGCCGCAAGCTGTACGTGACGGTGGGCTCCAACAGCAACGTGGGTGAAAACGGCCTGGATCAGGAACAGGGCCGTGCAGCGATCTGGGAAGTGGACCGGGCCAGCGGCCAGAAGCGCCTGTTCGCTACCGGCCTGCGCAACCCCAATGGCATGGATTGGGAGCCCCATACCGGCAAGCTGTGGACGGCCGTGAACGAGCGTGACGAGATCGGCAGCGACCTGGTGCCCGACTACGTGACTTCAGTGCAGGACGGCGGTTTCTATGGCTGGCCCTGGAGCTACTATGGCCAGCACGTGGACCAGCGAGTAACACCGCAGAACCCGGCACAGGTGGCCAAGGCCCTTGTACCCGACTACGCGGTCGGCCCGCACACCGCGTCGCTGGGCCTGGCCTTCTCCAACGGCAAGAGCCTGGCCGCGCCCTTCGACCAAGGCCTGTTCGTCGGCCAGCATGGCTCATGGAATCGCAAGCCGCACAGCGGCTACAAGGTGGTGTTCATTCCGTTCAGGGATGGCAGACCCGCCGGCCAGCCACTGGATTTGCTGACCGGCTTTCTCGACGCAGAAGGCCAGGCCATGGGCCGCCCGGTTGGCGTAGTGCAGGACAAGCACGGCGGTGTGCTGGTGGCCGATGACGTGGGCAATACGATCTGGCGAGTGACATCGGCGCCTTAGGTGATAGATGGCCCCGTACGGCCCTGAGCGGCTTCAGCCGCGATACTGTTCAGTTAGGCCGGGTAGGAGCGGCTTCAGCCGCGAAGCGCCCACATGTTCCCAACAGATGCAGTGAGTTTCCTGGCGCTTCGCGGCTAAAGCCGCTCCCACCGGGGCACATGCCGCTTAGCTCCCAGCTTATGCCGCTACGACCGGAGCCGCACTGCTTGCGCGCTCAGCGGGCGTTCTGCGCCAGGCTCGAAGGCTGCAGCACGCGCTTGGCGTTCAGGTACGCCTTCTGCCAGTAAGGCGAGCCGATGTTGTCCAGCTTGACCGTGCCACCGGTGGCGGGAGCATGCACGAAGCGCCCTTCGCCGACATAGATACCGGCATGGGACACCTGCGAGCCGCCCGAGGTGGCGAAGAATACCAGGTCACCGGTCTGCAGCTGTTCACGGCTGACACTGGGGGCATTCATCACGATCATGTCGCGGGTCGAGCGCGGCAGGCTGATACCGGCCATGTCGCGGTACACGTAGGCGATCAGGCCGCTGCAATCGAACCCGGAATCCGGCGTGTTGCCACCCCAGCGATAGGGCGTACCGACCAGGCCCAGGGCGCGGAACAGCACATCTTCAACGACAGGAGAAGACATGACCGCCGGGGCGATGATGACGGGGCGCTGCACGACCTTGGGCTGCGGTGGCGGCGCACTGGCGCACGCGCCCAGTAAGGCCGCCAGGGAAATCACGGTTACACGCAAGGTCATCGACATCACCACAACAACTCCCTTCGGATGCGGCCTGTTGCCGAAATTCAAAAAACCCGGTCAGGGACCGGGTTCAGATTACTTGTGACGCTTGATGTTAGCTGGCTTGACGCTGGTGGTGGTCATCGCAGTGGTCTGCGCGTCCCCCGTTGCCGGTACCAGCGCCAGTGCGCGCTTGGCTTCGACGAAGGTCTTGCTCCAGTAGGAGTCGTCCAGGCTGTCGATTCTCACACCCCCGCTGCGGCGGCTGCTGGAGTGGATGAACTGGTCATCACCCAGGTAGATGGCGGCGTGGCTGATGCGACCGCGGCCGGCGGTGCTGAAGAACAGCAGGTCGCCTGGCTTGAGGTCGCGGCGCGACACCTGGGGTGCGTCGATATTCATCATTTCGCGGCTGGAGCGCGGCAGGTTCATGCCGGCCTCTTCGCGGAACAGATAGCCGATGAAGCCGCTGCAGTCGAAACCGGCGGTGGAATTGCCGCCAAAGCGATAGCGGGTGCCTATCAGCGACTTGCCACGTTCGAGGATGCTGTCGGCCAGCAGCGGCAACTGATAGCTGGTGTCGTCGGAGAACTCGGCCAGTTCTTCTTCGCTTTCCAGGCTCTGCCGGGATTGCGCATGCAACGCCTGACGGGCGCTGGACTGGGCGGTAACGGAATTCTGGTACTGCTGGGGCTGCTGGGTCACCGATGACTGGGTGGAGCAACCGAACAGGAAAGTCACGAAAGCGAGTGGCACGAGGGGTGCGAAGCGAACAACCTGCATGGGCACGACCGTGGCTGGAAATGATGAGGAGCGCAGACTATGCCCACTATCATGGCAATTTGCAAATTCTATTGAATTAAATGTGACTTATCAGCTCAGGCATGACATGTGCTGCCCTGCCTTGCAGGAAAATGTCCATCGACGCGCTGTGATCGGTGGCCTGAGGATTGATTTCCAAGGTAAAGCCGCCCGACACCCGGGTGCGCAGCATGGGCTCGTGGATGTAAGGAAAGCTCGCCGTGGTGCCGATGCTCAGCACCGCGTCGAAGCCCAGGGTCATCTGACGCTCCAGGGTACGCAGTGCTTCGGCGGGGAGCATTTCCTGAAACAGCGTGACCGGCGGGCGCAGCACACCGCGGCACGCCTTGCACAACGGTGGTAATGGACCGTCCAGATGCACGGCCAGTTCCGCCTCCTGGGCGTTGCATGCCTGGCAGTACAGGGGCCAGAACTGCCCATGGATCTCGATCAGCCGCTCGACCGGGCTGCCCGCCGCGCGGTGGTAGCCGTCGACATTCTGGGTCAGCACCCAGCACTCGGGCTTGCGGCGCTGCAACTGGGCGATGGCGTAATGGGCGACGTTGGGCTCGCCAGCCAGGCAGGCCTTGCCCAACTGGGCGATGTATTTCCAGCACAGCGCCGGGTCGCGGCGCAGCATCGGCCCGGACAGCGCCATCTCGATAGGCAGGCCATCGTCGGTATGGCCGTTGTAGAGCCCCCCGACACCACGATAGGTCGGCAACCCGGAATCGGCCGACAACCCGGCCCCGGTGATCACCAGAATGCGCTGCGCATGACGCAGGGCGGCGGCGGCCTGGCGAATCAGTTGCGGGTCCGGCGTAGCGGCTACCAACCCAGGGTTTCCTTGAGGAAAGGAATGGTCAGCTTGCGCTTTTCTTGCAGCGAGGCCTGGTCCAGGCGTTCGAGCAGCTCGAACAGCGCGCTCATGCTGCGCGTGCCACGGGTCAGAATGAAGTGCCCGACTTCGTCGGTGAGGTGCAGGCCACGCCGCGAGGCACGCAGTTGCAGGGCACGCAGCTTGTCTTCATCGGACAGGCCACGCATCTGGAACACCAGCGCCATGGTCAGCCGCGACTTGAGGTCCGGCAACTTGATGGGCAATTCGCGGGGCGACTTGGAGGCCGCGATCAACAGGCGTCGGCCACTGTCGCGCAAGCGATTGAACAGGTGGAACAGCGCTTCTTCCCAGTCCGGCTTGCCGGCGATGGCCTGCAGGTCGTCCAGGCACACCAGCTCGTACTGCTCCAGATGGTCGAACAGCTCGACGCCCTGCTCCAGCAACTCGGCCAGCGGCAGGTAGACCGCCGGCTCGCCCAGCTGCTTGAAGCGCAGGCACGCCGCCTGCAACAGGTGGGTGCGTCCTACGCCGTCCTTGCCCCATAGATAGATGAGACTTTCGGTCCACCCCGCGTCCGCTTCGCACAGGCGCTCGACATAGCCGAGCGCCGCTGCATTGGCGCCCGGGTAGTAATTGATGAAGGTGGCGTCATCGCGCAGACGCACACTCAGGGGCAGCTGAACGGGTTTCATGCTGGCTGGGCGCTTCCCGGAAGCAAGCGGTGACCTCTGAACAAAGATAGCAAAGTCTATACCCGCTGGCCGGACCGCACAATGCGACGGACTTCAAGCAAAATCAAAGGCTTGCGAAATCGCCGCAACGACAGTGTCGGCACGCGCCAGCATTCGGTTTCAAAGTTCCGGGTCGCGGTCGCCGGCATACATCTGCGATTCCTTGTACAGCGCATGCAGATGGCGCAGCAGCACCATGATCACCGCCGCCACCGGCAGCGCCAGAAGGATGCCGGTGAAACCGAACAGCTCGCCACCCGCCAGGATGGCGA
The Pseudomonas sp. DTU_2021_1001937_2_SI_NGA_ILE_001 DNA segment above includes these coding regions:
- a CDS encoding C40 family peptidase; this translates as MSMTLRVTVISLAALLGACASAPPPQPKVVQRPVIIAPAVMSSPVVEDVLFRALGLVGTPYRWGGNTPDSGFDCSGLIAYVYRDMAGISLPRSTRDMIVMNAPSVSREQLQTGDLVFFATSGGSQVSHAGIYVGEGRFVHAPATGGTVKLDNIGSPYWQKAYLNAKRVLQPSSLAQNAR
- a CDS encoding NAD-dependent deacylase, translated to MVAATPDPQLIRQAAAALRHAQRILVITGAGLSADSGLPTYRGVGGLYNGHTDDGLPIEMALSGPMLRRDPALCWKYIAQLGKACLAGEPNVAHYAIAQLQRRKPECWVLTQNVDGYHRAAGSPVERLIEIHGQFWPLYCQACNAQEAELAVHLDGPLPPLCKACRGVLRPPVTLFQEMLPAEALRTLERQMTLGFDAVLSIGTTASFPYIHEPMLRTRVSGGFTLEINPQATDHSASMDIFLQGRAAHVMPELISHI
- a CDS encoding sorbosone dehydrogenase family protein, which encodes MSRSAPRLILTLLVAGGLAACGETARLQVADGTGPSPRLPEPNKTLIPTVNIAPAVGWPAGAKPLAAPGTQVVAFANGLDHPRWLYVLPNGDVLVAESNAPAKASSSGGLREWIASKIMQRAGAGVPSANRITLLRDEDNDGVADTRSVLLENLNSPFGMALVGHTLYVADTDRLISFPYESGQTRISAAPTLVTELPGGPLNHHWTKNVIASPDGRKLYVTVGSNSNVGENGLDQEQGRAAIWEVDRASGQKRLFATGLRNPNGMDWEPHTGKLWTAVNERDEIGSDLVPDYVTSVQDGGFYGWPWSYYGQHVDQRVTPQNPAQVAKALVPDYAVGPHTASLGLAFSNGKSLAAPFDQGLFVGQHGSWNRKPHSGYKVVFIPFRDGRPAGQPLDLLTGFLDAEGQAMGRPVGVVQDKHGGVLVADDVGNTIWRVTSAP
- the hda gene encoding DnaA regulatory inactivator Hda translates to MKPVQLPLSVRLRDDATFINYYPGANAAALGYVERLCEADAGWTESLIYLWGKDGVGRTHLLQAACLRFKQLGEPAVYLPLAELLEQGVELFDHLEQYELVCLDDLQAIAGKPDWEEALFHLFNRLRDSGRRLLIAASKSPRELPIKLPDLKSRLTMALVFQMRGLSDEDKLRALQLRASRRGLHLTDEVGHFILTRGTRSMSALFELLERLDQASLQEKRKLTIPFLKETLGW
- a CDS encoding C40 family peptidase; amino-acid sequence: MQVVRFAPLVPLAFVTFLFGCSTQSSVTQQPQQYQNSVTAQSSARQALHAQSRQSLESEEELAEFSDDTSYQLPLLADSILERGKSLIGTRYRFGGNSTAGFDCSGFIGYLFREEAGMNLPRSSREMMNIDAPQVSRRDLKPGDLLFFSTAGRGRISHAAIYLGDDQFIHSSSRRSGGVRIDSLDDSYWSKTFVEAKRALALVPATGDAQTTAMTTTSVKPANIKRHK